The following are encoded in a window of Bos indicus isolate NIAB-ARS_2022 breed Sahiwal x Tharparkar chromosome 7, NIAB-ARS_B.indTharparkar_mat_pri_1.0, whole genome shotgun sequence genomic DNA:
- the LOC109561191 gene encoding olfactory receptor 7E178-like: MEPHNLTRVSEFLLLGLSDDPELQLLLFGLFLSMYLVTILGNLLIILAVTSDSHLHSPMYFLSNLSLTDVSFTTTTIPKMLVNLQTHSKSITYAGCLSQVTFFSLFVCLESLLLTVMAYDRLVAICHPLHYLVIMNPLLCGLFVLVSFSISLLTSLLHYLVMSQLTFCPEVEIPHFFCDLSQLLNLACSDTSTNNILIYFIGTIFGGIPLSGILYSYTQIMSSILRISSLGGRYKAFSTCGSHLVVVCLFYGTGLGVYLSSAASSSPRKGAVASVMYTVVTPMLNPFIYSLRNKDIKSALWRIISRIA, encoded by the coding sequence ATGGAACCACATAATCTAACAAGGGTCTCAGAAttcctcctcctgggcctctCAGATGATCCAGAACTTCAGCTCCTCCTCTTTGGGCTCTTCCTGTCCATGTACCTGGTCACCATCCTTGggaacctgctcatcatcctggctGTCACCTCTGATTCCCACCTCCACTCCCCCATGTACTTCCTTTCTAACCTATCATTGACTGATGTCAgtttcaccaccaccaccatccctaaGATGCTAGTGAATCTCCAGACACACAGCAAATCCATCACCTATGCAGGGTGCCTATCTCAGGtgaccttcttttctctttttgtatgtTTGGAGAGTCTCCTTCTgacagtgatggcctatgaccggttGGTGGCCATTTGTCACCCCCTACACTATCTGGTCATCATGAACCCCCTCCTCTGTGGCTTGTTTGTCCTGGTGTCATTTTCCATCAGCCTTTTGACCTCCCTGTTGCACTATTTGGTAATGTCACAGCTTACCTTCTGTCCAGAAGTGGAAATCCCTCATTTCTTTTGTGACCTTTCTCAACTCCTCAACCTTGCCTGTTCTGACACCTCCACCAATAACATATTAATCTACTTCATTGGTACAATCTTTGGTGGAATTCCACTCTCAGGAATCCTTTACTCATATACTCAAATTATGTCCTCCATTCTGAGAATCTCATCATTAGGTGGGAGGTataaagccttctccacctgtggctcTCACCTGGTagttgtttgcttattttatggAACAGGTCTTGGTGTGTATCTCAGCTCAGCTGCCTCGTCTTCCCCCAGGAAGGGCGCAGTGGCCTcagtgatgtacactgtggtcacccctatgctgaaccccttcatctacagcTTGAGGAATAAGGACATCAAAAGTGCCCTCTGGAGGATTATCAGCAGAATAGCCTAA